In the Musa acuminata AAA Group cultivar baxijiao unplaced genomic scaffold, Cavendish_Baxijiao_AAA HiC_scaffold_750, whole genome shotgun sequence genome, tctagaattgtcagcaaagttgtttctttatttgtattttatttatatttgttttgtattttatttatcattttcatttttagaattctatttcatttttcattttaaaaaaatgaaaataataattattatattttttatttgtttcttcaagtccaaaaattcctctttttttatacataggtcgtcatttcggcattagataaaaaaagcaaagtgctcatttttctagtaaatggttcaaattcttttatcgatatgagtgttctatatcaaatcaaataaattaccaactattttttttttaaccatttcgttactaacgtagtggtagaagtggtagaaagagtaccatgttttacctggactttaaacaatttagctttaaccatgttaatggtctcacattattggttgatagagaatcaaagtggatttaccaataagtcacgaaatgctatggttcttacatatgatttcttaatttattcagaagtaattcgtcgagatcgtgcacctttttcctatttctcctataaataccataaataaagtgcagctggatggatccaacctattcttgaaatacacaactcgcacacactccctttccaaaataaatcaatacaccaagcactacacttagatttattggatttgttgctaaaatatcggtattaaacccgaaactcccggcggatggccagtgacccaaggaaacgaaagaatcgattacatttttcatatgctcccctctcttatggataggactaacaaagaacagagttctttttgtatcacttcactcgcctttttttgatcgatttctttttattaatttcatttccactttatttaatggcaatagattaaatcatttgtttgaaatttattattttttaagttttcaagaagtttccaataagatactttacttaggtcttagatctcatatcaattgataactatttcgtttgttgaaacgcttcgaacaatgaaagtaaaaaagttttctattgtactaagctaaggacagaaaggaagaaagcaagcgaatctggtaattcctcatcctcaaatcagcccttcctggcgtattgtctcaacaaataagtaatttataagtaaagtgtaaatataattcgaagaagcaaagggcaattccaagttaaagttaataaaataagaaaaaagtatgtaaggtacttttttctatttatttctaggattaaacaaaaggattcgcaaataaaagcgctaacgccacgaccagtccgtaaattgttaaagcttccataaaagctagactaagcaataaagtacctcgtattttaccctctgcttctggttgtctcgcaataccttctacagcttggcctgcagcagtaccttgaccaactccaggtccaatagaagcaagccccacggccaatccagcagcaataacggaagcggcagaaatcagtggattcatggtaagttcctcgcacaaaaaaaaagaaatggttaatgatacaatcaaccaatgaattattactcattttatcattaagatccagcggtccgaagtaactaaaaactccgaattgaaatgataatattactaaattactgaactgaatcgtcacaactatctcgtttttacccataatggagtttttgtaaatccatatgcatacagttctaactattgtatttctttgtttcgaaccactctttcatttaattcttcgttctttactacaccattcttgagttcatctctttgttcattcaatccacaatcacagacaaaatagaaggactgatattgaaatccgtctaaatggagtgtgactaaatgcagtgtgagctgcaatcaatatcaatcaaattaataccaatacaaatcaatatcaatatatcaatatgtagtaatataaaagtatgtagtagtaccaatatcaatatatagtaataattaatactaataattatcgataatataattataaatgattatattaactaatacttaattgatacttagatattttacatatgaatattaatacttatattaatattaactattaaactaattattaatgttaactaatacttattttattacttatatttatttacttatatttatttatttatttattattatttattattatatttattatattattattatattaatattattattatattatattatcattataggattatattatgtataggattatattttatattatgtataggattatattatgattacagagtagaagttatgattataaaaatagtaatagtatgtaattaagtaatagcatgtaattaagtaatagcatgtaattatgtaatatagtgatgttatataggatgatagggatagccttatataactaatgaatatctaatgtcattctaatatgacatatatatttgtttcttccataacgtaaaccacccgcattttttttagattaaatcggattctagaatcattcctagaaacatagacggggtccgagcttatagacattacatacatctagtataacctccccaacccttctttttttttttacaattctgtaataccgtccatcttttctcctaaaactctaagtcatatagtaatacgttattatgttccccaaccaattggattatcttgaaccacgcatgaattgggataaacttacttaataataataataaaaaataataataaaaagactatTTTGAAAGCTAGTCAATGATGACCCTCCATGGATTCACCTATATAAGCCGCAGCTAACGTTGCAAAAATAAGAGCTTGAATACCACTTGTAAATAATCCAAGAAACATGACAGGTATAGGAACTACTGAAGGGACTAAAGAAACAAGAACGACAACTACTAATTCATCAGCCAATATATTCCCGAAAAGTCGAAAACTAAGAGATAAGGGTTTTGTGAAATCTTCTAGGATGTTAATTGGTAAAAGTATTGGAGTTGGTTGAATGTATTTCCCAAAATAACCCAATCCTTTTTTGCTAAGACCCGCATAAAAATATGCGACTGACGTGAGTAAAGCTAAAGCAACAGTAGTATTTATATCATTCGTGGGCGCAGCTAACTCCCCATGAGGTAACTGTATAATTTTCCAAGGTAAAAGAGCACCTGACCagttagaaacaaaaataaataggaacatagttccaataaagggaacccaaggaccatattcttctccaatctgggttttgctcaagtctcgaataaattcaaggacatattcgaagaaattctgaccgccggtcggaatggtttgtggattccgaacagctaggatcaccgaacctaataagatagcaattactacccaagaagtgataagtacttgggcatggacttgtaaacctcctatttgccaatagaaatgttggcctacttctacacccgatatatcgtataaccccttgagtgttttaatggaacatggtataacattcatatggtcctctaacaaaaattgaacttcaaaaaataaattattttgattcaaccatctctttctcaactcaccaacttgaatcactaattgtattcatcaatcgtatatttaggatatcaagaaattacataggataccaagaaatcacataacatcataacatattatcaatatgcccacatttccattttgttttttcttttttttaattcaagaatagtaaccgatccaataaatctataaaatccccaaataattaactaattattCTTAATCATAATCAACGATTTCTTATATAGCTACAACGGCCCTCACAAATTGCGGATACTAATTTGTTAAGAACCAATCGGATTGAAGCTATAGCGTCATCATTGGCTGGGATCGAAATATCTGCGAGATCGGGGTCACAATTTGTATCGATTAAACAAATCGTCGGAATCCCTAAAATTACACATTCTCGAAGAGCCATATATTCTTCTTGCTGATCAACGATGATCACAATATCAGGCAATCCCGTCATATATTTGATACCGCCGAGATATGTTTGCAAGGCAGATAATTTTCTCTTCAACATTGCGGCATCTCTTTTGGGAAGACGGTTGAGTTTCCCCATCTTTTGTTCTGCTCTTAAATCCCTGAACTTTTGAAGTCTCGTTTCCGTAGTAGACCAATTCGTTAACATACCACCGAGCcattttttattaacataatgacaccgggcccttattgcagctgatgctactgaatccgctgctttatttttggtaccaacaattaagaagttttttcccctacttgctgcatcaaaaactaaatcacaggcttctgataaaaaacgagccgttctagtgagatttgtaatatgaatacctttacgctttgcagagatgtaaggggccattctaggattccatttcttagtaccatgaccaaaatgaactccggcctccatcatctcttccaaattgatgttccaatatcttcttgtcatttttccccacacttcctttttgttttttcttttttatttttttaacaaagagacgaggtactttgaaataaataattgttccGATGGAACCTTCTACCGGGAATTAACCGTTGATACACGGTACAAACCATTAATgtcttttaattacttattttttttttaccaaatcaatactcggaccagatagttaagttaaaagacagatagttaaaagtgaaaagatagttaaagtaaaagaatctgctcttaggaatcatgaaatcgcgtaaacgattgttctgatgtctcatggaaatgggacgtaagaacaaaataattctctatggtgtaacaaaatatctctcatttccaaatcgaatagattctttcttttgatttccaaataaatgttcttgtcttgccttgaacggtgcactaattttttgaatccggtaccaacgggtataatcccacccagaacaacgttctctttcaggcctttcaaccaatcaatacgacctcgtagagcagcttttgctaaaactcgagcggtttcttgaaaacttgcttcggatatgaaactttgagtattcaaagatgccctcgttattccc is a window encoding:
- the LOC135663715 gene encoding ATP synthase subunit a, chloroplastic; its protein translation is MNVIPCSIKTLKGLYDISGVEVGQHFYWQIGGLQVHAQVLITSWVVIAILLGSVILAVRNPQTIPTGGQNFFEYVLEFIRDLSKTQIGEEYGPWVPFIGTMFLFIFVSNWSGALLPWKIIQLPHGELAAPTNDINTTVALALLTSVAYFYAGLSKKGLGYFGKYIQPTPILLPINILEDFTKPLSLSFRLFGNILADELVVVVLVSLVPSVVPIPVMFLGLFTSGIQALIFATLAAAYIGESMEGHH